Proteins from a genomic interval of Candidatus Gorgyraea atricola:
- the rimP gene encoding ribosome maturation factor RimP has protein sequence MLDKIKQAIEPILKEEGCELVEMVYRREAGRMVLRLLIDRKGGITLGDCTQLNQRLSMVLDEANVITERYVLEVDSPGMDRPFKIKRDYERAKGRLVRVMLSEAVAEKREHIGTLEEILEDSIKVDTKKKGIIEIPFDKITRARQEVDI, from the coding sequence ATGCTAGACAAAATCAAACAAGCGATAGAACCTATATTAAAGGAAGAGGGCTGCGAGCTGGTGGAGATGGTTTACAGGCGCGAGGCTGGGAGAATGGTGCTGCGTTTATTGATAGATAGAAAAGGTGGAATTACGCTGGGAGACTGTACACAGTTAAACCAGAGACTTAGTATGGTCCTGGATGAGGCAAATGTAATTACAGAGCGCTATGTATTAGAGGTGGATTCGCCTGGCATGGACAGGCCATTTAAGATAAAGAGGGATTATGAAAGGGCAAAGGGGAGACTGGTGAGGGTGATGCTGAGTGAGGCAGTGGCAGAGAAAAGAGAACATATAGGGACTTTAGAGGAGATCTTAGAGGATTCTATAAAGGTAGATACAAAGAAAAAAGGTATCATCGAGATACCGTTTGATAAAATTACGAGAGCGAGGCAAGAGGTGGACATATGA
- the nusA gene encoding transcription termination factor NusA — protein sequence MNNELLNVLDSIERDKGIKKEILVRAIESALVSAARKKLGKHIMDIKVEFNGETGDFKVFGPDGNEVGGDFGRISAQTAKQVIIQKIREAERDVVFTEYQGKVNDIASGSVHRFDKGMIVVDLGRAEGVLPRREVPHGEEYRQGDRIKALIMEVKRTAKGPEILLSRTNAGLVKRLFELEVPEIYEGIVEIKFVSREAGDRTKIAVYSKDEKVDPVGACVGMRGQRVKSIVRELGDEKIDIIRWSIDAGQFICSALSPAEISSVRLNDKEKRAEVLVADDQLSLAIGKKGQNVRLAAKLTGWNIDIRSKAEIDKVNKIGIDEIDGVGPKTKKALAKAGFKTAGSIAKTDLKSLTEVDGVGKKTAEKILASAKKILEQKVHEVRDKKGKERKAEKAKEEKKEAEAKA from the coding sequence ATGAACAACGAGTTATTGAATGTATTGGATAGTATTGAGCGCGACAAGGGGATCAAGAAGGAGATCCTTGTGAGGGCCATAGAGAGTGCGCTGGTGAGTGCTGCGCGGAAGAAATTAGGCAAGCACATCATGGATATAAAGGTAGAGTTTAACGGCGAGACAGGTGACTTTAAGGTGTTTGGTCCGGACGGCAATGAGGTCGGCGGTGACTTTGGCAGGATCTCTGCGCAAACCGCGAAGCAGGTGATCATACAGAAGATCCGCGAGGCAGAGCGGGATGTGGTGTTTACAGAGTATCAGGGCAAAGTGAATGACATTGCCTCAGGTAGCGTGCACAGGTTTGACAAGGGCATGATCGTGGTAGATTTGGGGCGCGCAGAAGGTGTGTTGCCTCGCAGAGAAGTGCCTCATGGCGAAGAGTACAGGCAGGGTGACAGGATAAAGGCGCTTATCATGGAGGTAAAGAGGACTGCAAAGGGGCCTGAGATATTGCTTTCAAGGACAAACGCGGGACTCGTGAAAAGGCTTTTTGAGCTGGAGGTGCCTGAGATATATGAGGGGATCGTGGAGATAAAGTTTGTATCTCGAGAAGCAGGTGATCGCACAAAGATAGCTGTATATTCAAAGGATGAGAAGGTGGATCCTGTTGGCGCGTGTGTTGGCATGAGGGGCCAGCGGGTAAAGAGTATCGTGAGGGAACTGGGTGATGAGAAGATAGATATCATACGATGGAGCATAGATGCAGGCCAGTTTATTTGCTCTGCTCTTAGTCCTGCAGAGATATCGAGCGTAAGGCTTAATGATAAAGAGAAAAGGGCTGAGGTGCTTGTGGCAGATGACCAGCTCTCGCTTGCGATCGGGAAAAAAGGCCAGAACGTGAGGCTCGCTGCAAAACTTACTGGATGGAATATTGATATACGCAGTAAGGCTGAGATAGATAAGGTGAATAAGATCGGCATTGACGAGATAGATGGTGTGGGGCCAAAGACAAAGAAGGCGCTTGCAAAGGCAGGGTTTAAGACAGCTGGGAGCATTGCAAAGACAGATCTAAAGTCACTTACTGAGGTAGATGGTGTAGGTAAGAAGACTGCTGAGAAGATCCTTGCATCTGCAAAAAAGATTTTAGAGCAAAAGGTGCATGAAGTGAGGGATAAAAAAGGGAAAGAGAGAAAGGCAGAGAAGGCAAAGGAAGAGAAAAAGGAAGCTGAGGCTAAAGCATGA
- the infB gene encoding translation initiation factor IF-2 gives MSIKVHKLAKELGLTSKELMAKLRALKIDAKTHMSTIDDDAVARVKKALGGKKAEKKVKKAPVKKTPVRKPKKKAPKAAKPKPVKVEKVIVEPTPEPEAPEVPEVPELKILKIDFPITVKDFALKLQVKVNDLIKNLMAKKILATINQTLDEETANSIADEFGYKIERLPSEEEVLLEEHEKDDPAKLKPRAPIVTFMGHVDHGKTSLLDMIRKTKVVDKEAGGITQHIGAYEVVLPKGKVTFLDTPGHAAFTAMRARGANVTDVVVLVVAADDGIMPQTIEAIDHAKAAGVPIVVAINKIDKQNINLDKVNKQLAARELAPEGWGGKTITVGVSAKTGQGIDELLNMLLLEAEMLELKANPDRPATGAIVEAELSKGKGPIATVLVSRGTLRTGDVMIVGLNYGKIKAMIDDKGHRVGEAGPAKPVEVLGLSGVPLAGEKFYVIADEKKARDVVGVKRLEAEKKKLEAGSQKISLEDFYNKVQEGKIKELKIILKADVQGSLEAIKDSLERLSTNEVKLSVIHAQVGNINDSDVMLASASNAVILGFHVAIIPSAKALSRQEGVDMRLYNIIYEAVNDIKAAMEGLLEPVIEETFLGRAEVRQVFRVSKVGVVAGCFISKGAIPRNAVARLLRNKEVVFKGKISSLKHVKDDIKEAKEGFECGISLSFKDIQKGDIIEAIETRKVARRLK, from the coding sequence ATGAGCATAAAGGTTCATAAACTTGCAAAAGAGTTAGGGCTTACCAGCAAGGAGCTTATGGCTAAGCTTCGCGCATTGAAAATAGATGCGAAGACTCATATGAGCACTATTGATGATGATGCTGTTGCGCGCGTGAAGAAAGCGCTTGGTGGGAAAAAGGCGGAGAAGAAGGTCAAGAAAGCACCAGTTAAAAAAACGCCAGTCAGAAAACCCAAAAAAAAGGCACCTAAGGCAGCCAAGCCAAAGCCTGTAAAGGTTGAAAAAGTCATTGTCGAGCCTACTCCAGAGCCAGAAGCACCAGAAGTACCAGAGGTGCCAGAATTAAAGATATTAAAGATAGATTTTCCTATTACAGTAAAGGATTTTGCGCTCAAGCTTCAGGTAAAGGTCAATGACTTAATAAAAAATCTCATGGCCAAAAAGATCCTCGCGACTATAAATCAGACGCTCGATGAAGAGACCGCGAATTCGATCGCTGATGAGTTTGGTTATAAGATAGAACGGCTTCCCAGCGAGGAAGAAGTGCTTTTAGAAGAACACGAGAAGGACGACCCTGCCAAGCTTAAGCCCCGCGCGCCTATTGTTACATTCATGGGACATGTCGATCACGGGAAGACTTCACTCCTGGACATGATTCGAAAGACAAAGGTCGTGGATAAAGAGGCAGGCGGGATCACACAGCACATAGGCGCGTATGAAGTGGTGCTGCCAAAAGGCAAGGTGACATTTCTGGATACGCCAGGCCATGCCGCGTTTACTGCTATGCGCGCGAGGGGCGCGAATGTCACGGATGTAGTAGTCCTGGTAGTGGCTGCTGACGATGGTATTATGCCGCAGACTATAGAGGCGATCGACCATGCAAAGGCTGCAGGTGTGCCAATAGTAGTGGCTATAAATAAGATTGATAAACAGAATATAAATTTAGATAAGGTGAATAAACAGCTTGCTGCGCGGGAACTTGCTCCTGAGGGCTGGGGCGGTAAGACCATTACAGTAGGCGTGTCTGCAAAGACAGGTCAGGGCATTGATGAGCTTTTAAATATGCTTCTTTTGGAAGCAGAGATGCTTGAATTAAAGGCAAATCCTGACAGGCCAGCTACTGGCGCGATCGTAGAAGCAGAGCTTTCGAAAGGCAAAGGCCCTATTGCAACAGTGCTTGTCTCAAGAGGCACTTTAAGAACGGGCGATGTTATGATAGTGGGGCTTAATTATGGCAAGATAAAGGCAATGATAGATGATAAGGGCCACAGGGTCGGAGAAGCTGGGCCTGCGAAACCAGTAGAGGTGCTCGGACTCTCAGGCGTGCCTTTGGCAGGAGAAAAGTTTTATGTCATAGCTGATGAGAAAAAGGCAAGGGATGTTGTTGGCGTAAAGCGGCTGGAGGCGGAAAAGAAAAAGCTTGAGGCTGGGTCTCAGAAAATAAGCCTGGAAGATTTTTACAATAAGGTCCAGGAAGGCAAGATAAAAGAGCTTAAGATTATTTTAAAAGCAGATGTACAGGGTTCGCTCGAAGCGATAAAAGATTCACTCGAGAGGCTCTCGACAAATGAGGTAAAACTTTCTGTAATACATGCCCAGGTCGGCAATATCAATGATTCAGATGTCATGCTGGCCTCTGCATCGAACGCGGTTATACTGGGATTTCATGTTGCAATAATACCTAGCGCAAAAGCGCTTTCCAGGCAGGAAGGCGTTGACATGAGACTCTATAATATAATCTACGAGGCAGTAAATGATATTAAGGCTGCGATGGAGGGTTTGCTTGAGCCAGTTATAGAGGAAACATTTTTAGGTAGGGCTGAGGTAAGGCAGGTCTTTAGAGTCTCGAAAGTCGGGGTCGTGGCAGGATGTTTTATTTCAAAGGGCGCTATACCGCGCAATGCCGTGGCAAGACTCTTGAGAAATAAAGAGGTTGTATTTAAAGGTAAAATAAGCTCTCTCAAACACGTGAAGGACGATATAAAAGAGGCGAAAGAGGGATTCGAGTGCGGGATCAGTCTTAGTTTCAAGGATATACAGAAAGGCGACATCATAGAGGCGATCGAGACCAGGAAGGTTGCCCGACGGTTGAAATAA
- the trpS gene encoding tryptophan--tRNA ligase, producing the protein MTKRILSGMRPTGSLHLGHLFGALDNWVKLQKEYECFFMVADWHALMSEYEDPEKLPQYTLECVADWIASGIDPKKSTIFIQSHVREHLDLYMVFSNFVPLGWLERCPTYKEQLRELSTRHLHTYGFLGYPVLQAADILLYKADAVPVGKDQLPHLELTNDIAAKFNKLYGKTFDEIRPLLTKIPKLLGVDGRKMSKSYGNFIALGDTEDAIKEKCSQMFTDPKRIKLSDKGHADECNLYQYFNLLDKKQAPRVYEYCTNAKKGCTECKKELAGVVSDYLSDIRKKREKLLKDKAALRDILKQGAKKASNAAAETMKEVRKVVGLT; encoded by the coding sequence ATGACTAAACGCATATTAAGCGGAATGCGGCCGACTGGGTCGTTACATCTAGGGCATTTATTTGGCGCGCTTGACAACTGGGTGAAGCTGCAGAAGGAATACGAGTGCTTTTTCATGGTCGCAGACTGGCATGCGCTTATGAGCGAGTATGAGGATCCAGAGAAGTTGCCTCAGTATACGCTGGAGTGCGTGGCAGACTGGATCGCGTCAGGCATAGATCCGAAAAAGAGCACTATATTTATCCAGTCGCATGTAAGAGAGCACCTGGATCTATACATGGTATTTTCGAATTTTGTGCCGCTTGGATGGCTTGAGCGCTGCCCGACTTATAAAGAACAGCTGCGCGAACTCTCGACAAGACACTTGCATACATACGGATTTTTAGGTTATCCAGTTCTGCAGGCAGCTGATATTTTATTGTATAAAGCAGACGCTGTGCCAGTGGGCAAGGATCAGCTTCCGCATCTTGAGCTTACGAATGATATCGCGGCTAAGTTCAATAAGCTCTACGGAAAGACATTTGACGAGATAAGGCCGCTTCTTACAAAGATACCAAAGCTCCTTGGCGTGGACGGAAGAAAGATGTCGAAGTCCTATGGAAATTTTATTGCGCTTGGCGATACAGAAGACGCGATAAAGGAAAAATGCAGTCAGATGTTCACTGACCCAAAGAGAATAAAGCTTTCTGATAAGGGTCACGCAGATGAATGCAATCTCTATCAATATTTTAATCTGCTGGACAAGAAACAGGCGCCGAGGGTATATGAATATTGCACAAATGCAAAAAAGGGCTGTACAGAGTGCAAGAAGGAGCTGGCAGGCGTTGTATCGGATTATTTAAGTGATATCAGAAAGAAAAGAGAAAAACTTTTAAAGGACAAGGCCGCGCTTCGCGACATATTAAAACAAGGCGCGAAGAAAGCCAGCAACGCCGCAGCTGAGACAATGAAAGAGGTCCGGAAAGTAGTGGGGTTGACTTAA
- a CDS encoding segregation/condensation protein A gives MSYKVKLEVFEGPLDLLLYLIKKNEVDIYDIPIAEVTEQYLEYMELMRMLDLNIAGEFLVMAATLIHIKSKMLLPPEEKEILPEEEEDPREELVRRLLEYKKFKEVAGVLQDLEGQRKKMFTRAMTFEAEPGEKFFEASLFDLITALTKVLKDVPKDVFQEIVRDEFTVEQKVHDLLHMLVARPIIHLSELFKNAKNKSEIIAIFLAVLELIRLKEVIVAQKQSFSEIEVIRNEKHRLRVE, from the coding sequence ATGTCATACAAAGTTAAACTCGAGGTATTCGAAGGGCCGTTGGATTTATTGCTCTATCTCATTAAGAAGAACGAGGTAGATATATATGATATTCCTATAGCTGAGGTTACAGAGCAGTATCTGGAATACATGGAGCTCATGCGCATGCTGGATCTGAACATCGCCGGCGAGTTCCTGGTCATGGCAGCGACTCTCATTCACATAAAGAGCAAGATGCTCCTGCCTCCTGAGGAGAAAGAGATCTTGCCGGAGGAAGAAGAGGATCCAAGGGAAGAGCTCGTAAGGCGGCTTTTGGAGTACAAGAAATTCAAGGAAGTCGCAGGCGTGCTGCAGGATCTGGAAGGCCAGCGCAAGAAGATGTTCACCAGGGCCATGACCTTTGAGGCCGAGCCTGGTGAGAAATTTTTTGAAGCGAGTTTATTTGATCTCATTACAGCGCTTACCAAGGTGCTGAAGGATGTCCCGAAAGATGTCTTCCAGGAGATAGTAAGGGATGAGTTCACAGTGGAGCAGAAGGTGCATGATTTATTGCACATGCTCGTGGCCAGACCCATTATACATCTCTCAGAGCTTTTTAAGAACGCAAAGAATAAATCAGAGATTATTGCTATTTTTCTCGCAGTGCTGGAGTTAATAAGATTAAAAGAGGTCATTGTGGCCCAGAAACAGAGTTTCAGCGAGATAGAGGTAATACGTAACGAAAAACATAGGTTACGAGTGGAATAA
- the scpB gene encoding SMC-Scp complex subunit ScpB, with protein MHRDQAKNIIEAMLFVSDKPLFVNEIKGVLEDFKPQDVKEVIAELAKEYEDTSRAFRVKEIAGGFQITTDPSLAPWLKKLYKTSGVDRLTGPSLETLAIVAYKQPATKPEIEAIRGVNVDGVLKTLIEKNLVKIAGRRETVGRPILYGTTQEFLQYFGLNSLQELPKLEEFHFTEKDIELPEHLKKQEEVVQDEINQPSQEN; from the coding sequence ATGCACAGAGACCAGGCGAAAAATATAATCGAGGCAATGCTTTTTGTGAGCGACAAGCCATTGTTTGTCAATGAGATAAAGGGCGTGCTGGAGGATTTTAAGCCTCAGGATGTAAAAGAGGTTATTGCTGAACTGGCAAAGGAGTATGAGGACACGAGCCGCGCCTTTAGGGTCAAGGAGATCGCAGGTGGTTTTCAGATAACGACTGATCCATCGCTCGCGCCGTGGCTCAAGAAGCTATACAAGACTTCTGGCGTAGACCGGCTCACAGGGCCAAGCCTTGAGACGCTTGCCATAGTCGCGTACAAACAGCCAGCTACAAAGCCAGAGATAGAGGCGATAAGAGGCGTAAATGTGGACGGTGTTTTGAAGACGCTTATAGAAAAGAATCTTGTAAAGATCGCGGGGAGACGTGAGACTGTGGGTCGCCCCATACTTTATGGCACTACGCAGGAATTCTTGCAGTACTTTGGCCTGAATTCTCTCCAGGAGCTGCCGAAATTAGAAGAGTTTCATTTTACAGAAAAAGATATTGAGTTACCTGAACATTTAAAAAAACAAGAAGAGGTGGTCCAAGATGAAATTAACCAACCTTCGCAAGAAAATTGA
- the pheA gene encoding prephenate dehydratase — MKLTNLRKKIDDIDKKIVELLSKRASVAKNVGKLKHRAKSGVYVPDREVEIYANIATQNKGPLSDSALKAIYREVMSSSLALEKSLQIEYLGPEATFTHIAAISKFGSQVRYSPSNSITDVFGEVEVGRSDYGVVPVENSVEGAVNHTLDMFIDSDLKICSEIYQDISHNLIGRCRRLKDVKRIYSNPQVFGQCRAWLNSNLRDVELIEVSTTSRAAEISQSQRNACAIASLLAAEKYKLRILAKGIEDSTSNITRFLVIGQHISSATKKDKTSIMFAGKDRPGVLHDMLVPFKKNKVNLTKIESRPSKRKAWEYYFFVDMLGHHENQNVKNALKGVEKQCTFLKVLGSYPSGI; from the coding sequence ATGAAATTAACCAACCTTCGCAAGAAAATTGATGATATTGACAAAAAGATCGTCGAGCTCTTGAGCAAGAGGGCTTCTGTAGCAAAGAATGTCGGTAAATTAAAACACCGCGCGAAAAGCGGCGTATATGTACCTGACAGAGAGGTTGAGATCTACGCGAATATCGCGACACAAAACAAGGGCCCTCTCTCTGACAGCGCATTAAAGGCGATTTATCGAGAGGTCATGTCGTCTTCTCTCGCGCTCGAGAAGAGTTTGCAGATAGAGTATCTCGGTCCTGAGGCGACATTCACGCATATAGCTGCGATAAGCAAATTCGGGAGCCAGGTAAGGTACTCACCTTCTAATAGCATCACAGATGTATTCGGAGAGGTTGAGGTAGGACGCTCTGACTATGGCGTGGTGCCTGTTGAAAATTCAGTTGAAGGGGCAGTGAATCACACGCTGGACATGTTCATTGATTCAGATCTAAAGATATGCTCGGAGATATATCAGGACATATCGCATAATCTGATCGGGAGATGCAGGAGACTAAAAGATGTGAAAAGGATTTATTCAAACCCGCAGGTATTCGGTCAGTGCCGCGCGTGGCTTAATTCAAACCTGCGCGATGTCGAGCTCATAGAGGTCTCGACCACGAGCAGGGCTGCAGAGATCTCGCAGAGCCAAAGGAATGCGTGCGCCATAGCGAGCTTACTGGCAGCAGAAAAGTATAAGCTGAGGATACTTGCAAAAGGCATCGAGGACAGTACAAGCAATATCACGAGGTTTCTTGTGATAGGCCAGCACATATCTTCTGCTACAAAAAAGGACAAGACATCAATAATGTTCGCTGGCAAAGACAGGCCAGGTGTACTGCACGATATGCTTGTGCCTTTCAAGAAGAACAAGGTGAATCTTACTAAAATAGAATCGCGGCCGTCAAAGAGAAAGGCATGGGAGTATTATTTCTTCGTCGACATGCTCGGTCATCATGAGAATCAAAATGTAAAAAATGCCTTAAAGGGAGTAGAAAAACAATGCACCTTTCTTAAGGTGCTTGGATCGTATCCATCAGGGATCTAA
- the hisC gene encoding histidinol-phosphate transaminase, which produces MQPRKAILNIKPYKPGKPIEEVKRELGLKDVIKMASNENPFGPSPKSLTAIKKTLRNINRYPESGCFYLRQALVKKLKVKPTQLIFGNGSDELIILALRAFVNEGDEVVVAAPTFLIYEIASKIQGAKIKKIPTKYFKYDLKAMKEAVGKNTKMIFIANPDNPNGTYVTKYELDAFLKGLPESVVVFIDEAYFDFVAERDYPNGLDYVGSRNVIVTRSFSKSYGLAGLRIGYGVSNPELIKYMDTVREPFNINSLAQVAACAALRDKKFLSRVKRETEKGRRFFYSEFKKIGLRYIPSVTNFVLFEVGKDADAICKRLLKKGVIVRNMKVWGLDTFIRVTVGREKENKRFIKELKRAL; this is translated from the coding sequence ATGCAGCCACGTAAAGCAATACTAAACATAAAGCCATACAAGCCAGGCAAACCTATTGAAGAGGTTAAAAGGGAACTGGGTCTGAAGGATGTCATCAAGATGGCGTCCAACGAGAACCCGTTCGGGCCTTCTCCAAAGTCTCTGACTGCTATAAAAAAGACCCTTCGCAATATTAACAGGTATCCCGAGAGTGGGTGTTTTTATCTGCGCCAGGCCCTTGTCAAGAAATTAAAGGTAAAGCCGACTCAGCTGATCTTTGGCAATGGTTCAGACGAGCTGATAATACTTGCGCTTCGGGCATTTGTAAACGAGGGCGATGAGGTGGTCGTTGCCGCGCCTACATTTCTTATATATGAGATAGCGTCTAAGATCCAGGGCGCAAAGATAAAAAAGATCCCTACAAAATATTTTAAATATGACCTGAAGGCAATGAAAGAAGCAGTCGGCAAGAATACGAAAATGATTTTTATTGCGAATCCTGATAATCCTAATGGTACATATGTCACTAAATATGAATTAGACGCATTTTTAAAGGGCCTGCCCGAGTCAGTAGTCGTTTTTATCGACGAGGCATATTTTGATTTTGTGGCTGAGCGGGATTATCCTAATGGCCTGGACTATGTGGGGAGTAGAAACGTTATTGTGACGCGTAGTTTCTCAAAGTCATACGGCCTGGCAGGCTTGAGGATCGGCTATGGTGTTTCTAATCCAGAGCTTATTAAATATATGGATACTGTGCGTGAGCCGTTCAATATAAATTCGCTCGCACAGGTTGCTGCCTGCGCAGCACTCAGGGATAAAAAATTTCTTTCCCGAGTCAAGAGAGAGACAGAAAAAGGCAGGAGATTTTTTTATTCTGAATTCAAAAAGATAGGACTGAGGTACATACCGAGTGTTACTAACTTTGTACTGTTCGAGGTGGGTAAGGATGCTGACGCGATTTGCAAAAGACTTTTAAAAAAAGGCGTAATCGTGCGCAATATGAAGGTCTGGGGTCTTGATACATTTATTCGCGTAACAGTAGGTAGGGAAAAGGAAAACAAGCGTTTTATTAAGGAATTAAAGAGGGCATTATGA
- the aroF gene encoding 3-deoxy-7-phosphoheptulonate synthase — MIIVLRPDATKKDIDHLLAKVKKLGLKTMVSRGVERTIIGVIGEEDVLRVQPLEAFPGVEKVMSILKPYKLVSREFKGKNSIIDIDGIKIGGKRIVVMAGPCSVENLDGLMTIGKSVKKAGALVLRGGAFKPRSSPYSFQGLGEEGLEYLQEVKQKTGLKIVTEVMDTRDVELVEGYADILQVGARNMQNFNLLKEVGLSKKPVLLKRGIAGTIKELLMSAEYVLSNGNFNCILCERGIRTFEDATRFTLDLNAVPLIKQLTHLPIIVDPSHGTGKWNLVSDMSRAAIAAGADGLMIEVHPSPEDALSDGAQSLLPKKFAEMMKGLAPVARAVGRDL, encoded by the coding sequence ATGATTATTGTCTTACGTCCAGACGCGACAAAAAAAGATATAGACCATCTGTTAGCCAAGGTCAAAAAGCTAGGCTTAAAGACCATGGTTTCAAGAGGCGTTGAGCGCACTATCATAGGAGTGATCGGCGAAGAAGATGTATTGCGCGTTCAGCCGCTCGAGGCATTTCCTGGCGTTGAAAAGGTAATGTCGATTTTAAAGCCGTACAAGCTCGTGTCGCGCGAGTTCAAAGGCAAGAATAGCATTATAGATATTGATGGCATAAAGATAGGTGGAAAAAGAATAGTTGTAATGGCAGGCCCGTGCTCTGTGGAGAACCTTGATGGTCTTATGACAATAGGCAAGTCAGTGAAAAAAGCAGGCGCATTGGTTTTGCGAGGGGGAGCGTTTAAACCGCGTTCATCCCCGTATAGTTTTCAGGGTTTGGGCGAAGAGGGCCTTGAATATCTGCAGGAAGTCAAACAGAAGACTGGACTTAAGATCGTGACAGAGGTCATGGATACAAGAGATGTGGAGCTGGTCGAGGGATACGCTGATATACTGCAGGTGGGCGCGAGAAATATGCAGAATTTTAATCTATTAAAAGAAGTAGGGCTTTCTAAAAAGCCAGTACTTTTAAAGCGGGGCATTGCAGGCACAATAAAAGAGCTCCTGATGTCAGCAGAGTATGTGCTTTCCAATGGGAATTTTAATTGCATACTGTGTGAACGTGGCATAAGGACATTTGAGGATGCTACGAGATTTACACTGGATCTAAACGCAGTACCTTTAATAAAGCAGCTGACTCATCTGCCTATTATTGTTGATCCAAGCCATGGGACAGGTAAGTGGAATCTTGTCTCAGATATGTCCAGGGCAGCGATTGCCGCAGGCGCGGATGGTCTGATGATAGAGGTGCATCCAAGTCCAGAAGACGCGCTTTCTGACGGTGCGCAGTCACTATTACCAAAGAAATTCGCTGAGATGATGAAAGGCCTTGCTCCAGTAGCAAGAGCAGTAGGACGAGACCTGTAA
- a CDS encoding prephenate dehydrogenase yields MFKRVTIIGLGLIGGSLGLAIKEKRLAKEVIGVSRRQTTIRQALSLGAVDRVTLDLEKGIKDSDLIILTAPVLTIIDIAGRIKGSIKKGAILTDAGSTKKDIVNKIEKILPASANFVGSHPIAGSEHSGVAYADRDLFKGAYCMMTKTRRTDKKALNKVKRFWNKLDMKVEVMSPEKHDHIVSGLSHLPHAASVALSNSCAKKDLHLAAGGFKDTTRVAAGSPELWKDIFLTNRKNIIKDIRVLKRELSKIESALKNSNSSELLKLFKKAKDIRDSI; encoded by the coding sequence ATGTTTAAACGTGTAACTATAATCGGGCTTGGGTTGATTGGCGGTTCGCTTGGACTCGCTATAAAGGAAAAGCGACTCGCAAAAGAAGTGATCGGGGTTTCCCGAAGACAGACCACGATTCGCCAGGCATTGTCGTTAGGAGCAGTTGATCGCGTGACCCTGGATCTAGAAAAGGGGATTAAGGACTCGGATCTCATTATTCTTACAGCACCTGTTTTAACGATCATTGATATAGCGGGGCGTATCAAAGGCAGTATTAAAAAAGGCGCCATATTGACTGATGCAGGCAGTACAAAGAAGGATATTGTAAACAAGATAGAAAAGATATTGCCAGCCAGTGCAAATTTTGTAGGAAGCCACCCAATAGCTGGATCTGAGCACTCAGGCGTAGCCTACGCAGACAGGGATTTGTTTAAGGGAGCGTATTGCATGATGACAAAAACCAGGCGCACAGATAAAAAGGCACTGAATAAGGTAAAAAGATTTTGGAATAAACTAGATATGAAGGTTGAAGTCATGAGCCCTGAAAAACATGATCATATCGTCTCAGGCTTGAGTCATCTGCCGCATGCAGCCAGTGTCGCGCTTTCTAATAGCTGCGCTAAAAAGGATCTGCATCTTGCAGCAGGAGGCTTTAAGGACACGACAAGAGTCGCTGCTGGCAGCCCCGAGCTCTGGAAGGATATATTTCTCACGAACAGGAAAAATATAATCAAAGACATAAGAGTGCTTAAGAGGGAATTATCGAAGATAGAGTCAGCATTGAAAAACAGCAATAGTTCAGAATTGTTAAAATTGTTCAAGAAGGCAAAAGATATTAGAGACTCTATATGA
- a CDS encoding lysophospholipid acyltransferase family protein, which translates to MCYTFWRFVFFLFFKIFLRLKVSGRENFPKDGPVIVAPNHVSFLDPIIVGVAAPRKLNYLARSTLFRSKIFAKMLSWANVSPIKRETGDVNAFRLALNRLRQQKPVLVFPEGTRSQDGDLQEPKSGIGFLQVTSEANILPCYVKGSREAWPRHSKFPRFAHVSVHFGKPLRFEKDFSGSKKERYMHIAREVMQAISELKENSQNGQTG; encoded by the coding sequence ATGTGCTACACATTCTGGAGATTCGTATTTTTTCTGTTCTTTAAAATATTTTTGCGTCTAAAGGTGTCTGGCAGGGAGAATTTTCCTAAAGATGGCCCTGTAATTGTGGCGCCGAACCACGTGAGTTTTCTGGATCCAATAATAGTGGGCGTTGCTGCTCCGAGAAAGTTGAATTACCTGGCGCGCAGCACATTGTTCAGGTCAAAGATCTTTGCTAAGATGCTTTCCTGGGCCAATGTTTCGCCTATAAAGCGTGAGACAGGTGATGTAAATGCCTTTAGGCTGGCCTTGAACAGGCTGCGGCAGCAAAAGCCAGTGCTTGTGTTTCCAGAAGGTACGCGTTCACAGGACGGCGATCTACAAGAGCCAAAGTCAGGCATAGGATTTTTACAGGTTACTTCTGAAGCCAATATTTTACCGTGTTATGTAAAAGGTTCCAGAGAGGCATGGCCCAGGCATTCTAAGTTTCCGAGATTTGCCCATGTTTCAGTGCATTTTGGCAAGCCTTTGAGATTTGAGAAAGATTTTTCAGGCAGCAAAAAAGAACGATACATGCATATTGCCAGAGAGGTAATGCAAGCAATTAGTGAGTTAAAGGAGAATTCCCAGAACGGGCAAACGGGCTAA